One Streptomyces sp. L2 genomic window carries:
- a CDS encoding PPOX class F420-dependent oxidoreductase: MAPNIATNTRISLDELLDFVRPRHRAILLTRRADGSPQASPLTCGVDDAGRIVVSTYPERAKTRNAKRDTRVSLLVLSDEWNGPWVQVDGTAEVLDSPDSVEPLVEYYRNIAGEHPDWDEYREAMVKQGKSIIRVTPERWGPVATGGFPARLVEQEQEQE, from the coding sequence ATGGCACCGAACATCGCGACGAACACCCGCATCTCGCTGGACGAACTGCTGGACTTCGTACGGCCCCGCCACCGCGCGATCCTGCTCACCCGCCGCGCCGACGGCAGCCCCCAGGCCTCCCCGCTGACCTGCGGCGTCGACGACGCCGGCCGGATCGTGGTCTCCACGTACCCGGAGCGCGCGAAGACCCGCAACGCCAAGCGGGACACCCGGGTCAGCCTGCTCGTCCTCAGCGACGAGTGGAACGGCCCCTGGGTCCAGGTCGACGGCACCGCGGAGGTCCTCGACAGCCCCGACTCGGTCGAGCCCCTGGTGGAGTACTACCGGAACATCGCCGGCGAGCACCCCGACTGGGACGAGTACAGGGAAGCGATGGTCAAGCAGGGGAAGTCGATCATCCGGGTGACTCCCGAGCGGTGGGGTCCCGTGGCCACCGGGGGATTTCCAGCACGGCTCGTGGAGCAGGAGCAGGAGCAGGAGTAG
- a CDS encoding STAS domain-containing protein — protein sequence MSAVTFLPTPCPQLDLPGRTLLTLPPDIDLSTAPALYSHIVSVVRARPSPLRLLVLDLTRTRFMDSQGARLVDDIRRLLQPHTEVRVVARPHELPSRVLELTGVRRDVPVYDDLTEAMAF from the coding sequence GTGAGTGCCGTGACCTTCCTTCCCACTCCGTGCCCGCAGCTCGACCTGCCGGGCCGCACGCTGCTCACCCTGCCGCCGGACATCGACCTGAGCACAGCGCCCGCCCTCTACTCCCACATCGTCTCCGTCGTCCGCGCCCGCCCCTCCCCCCTGCGCCTGCTCGTGCTGGACCTCACCCGCACCCGGTTCATGGACTCCCAGGGCGCCCGCCTGGTCGACGACATACGGCGGCTGCTGCAGCCGCACACCGAGGTCCGCGTCGTCGCCCGCCCGCACGAGCTGCCGAGCCGCGTCCTGGAGCTGACCGGAGTCCGCCGTGACGTACCGGTGTACGACGACCTGACCGAGGCGATGGCGTTCTAG
- a CDS encoding GAF and ANTAR domain-containing protein, which yields MTRLQLGLDLAEAITVAARQLHETTTPHATLDTAVRLAVHLLPGAEHAGISEIERGESRRTVAWTDDIVRAAQTPDLEHWERLWTTPVVRTGDGDPDGLEDAEATGPSQESLSGPGLRSVLSLRLRADRRRITVLSAYSRKPDAFGETATRLGRLLTTHVSLALNSVTVREQLTEAMHTRDLIGQATGILMERLDIDAAAAFESLVRASQRENVKLRDLARRIVGATEN from the coding sequence GTGACGCGTCTTCAGCTCGGCCTGGACCTGGCCGAGGCGATCACCGTCGCGGCCCGGCAGCTGCATGAGACGACCACTCCGCACGCCACGCTGGACACCGCCGTACGGCTTGCCGTGCATCTGCTGCCCGGTGCCGAACACGCGGGGATCTCCGAGATCGAGCGTGGTGAGAGCCGCCGTACGGTCGCCTGGACCGACGACATCGTGCGCGCCGCGCAGACGCCGGACCTGGAGCACTGGGAGCGGCTGTGGACCACGCCGGTGGTCCGCACCGGGGACGGCGACCCGGACGGCCTGGAGGACGCGGAGGCGACCGGACCCTCGCAGGAGTCGCTGTCCGGGCCGGGGCTGCGCTCTGTGCTGTCGCTGCGGCTGCGCGCGGACCGGCGCCGGATCACGGTGCTGTCGGCGTACTCCCGCAAGCCGGACGCCTTCGGCGAGACCGCGACCCGTCTCGGCCGGCTGCTCACCACCCATGTCAGCCTGGCGCTGAACTCGGTGACCGTCCGCGAGCAGCTCACCGAGGCCATGCACACCCGTGACCTGATCGGCCAGGCCACGGGCATCCTGATGGAACGCCTCGACATCGACGCGGCGGCGGCGTTCGAGAGCTTGGTGCGGGCGTCGCAGCGGGAGAATGTGAAGCTGCGGGATCTTGCTCGCAGGATCGTGGGGGCGACAGAAAACTAA
- a CDS encoding YceI family protein produces the protein MGLTARIRTRDGWAVSHAVVTVTDVTGAQVLRAEADAEGAVRDTTELAPGPYTVIVTAVGYAPAASSAIVTASGRAEVGTVTLARQGGSQLPPPGPWTIDPAHSSVAAVAQHLGISSVHGRFTEFGGTVEIAPDDIAKSRVTAVIRAASVDTGNGMRDTHLRSPDFLDVERHPEITYTSTGLTQAGPDRWTVHGDLAMHGVVRPVDLDLAYLGTGADPWGGTRAAFRATAELRREDFAMNYNQVLQAGIAAIGTTLRVELDIQAVQGESLPAA, from the coding sequence ATGGGACTGACCGCGAGGATCCGTACGCGGGACGGATGGGCCGTGTCGCACGCGGTCGTCACGGTGACCGACGTCACCGGAGCGCAGGTGCTGCGCGCCGAGGCGGACGCGGAGGGTGCCGTACGGGACACCACCGAGCTGGCGCCGGGGCCGTACACGGTGATCGTGACCGCCGTCGGCTACGCGCCCGCCGCCTCCAGCGCGATCGTCACCGCGAGCGGGCGGGCCGAGGTCGGCACGGTGACACTGGCCCGGCAGGGCGGCTCCCAGCTGCCGCCGCCCGGGCCGTGGACCATCGACCCGGCGCACTCCTCGGTCGCCGCCGTCGCCCAGCACCTGGGCATCTCCAGCGTGCACGGCCGATTCACCGAGTTCGGCGGGACGGTCGAGATCGCGCCGGACGACATCGCCAAGTCCCGGGTGACGGCCGTGATCCGGGCCGCCTCGGTCGACACCGGCAACGGCATGCGGGACACCCACCTGCGGTCCCCCGACTTCCTCGACGTCGAACGCCACCCGGAGATCACGTACACCTCCACGGGGCTCACCCAGGCCGGCCCGGACCGCTGGACCGTCCACGGCGACCTGGCCATGCACGGCGTCGTACGACCCGTCGACCTGGACCTCGCCTACCTCGGCACCGGCGCCGACCCCTGGGGCGGCACGCGGGCCGCGTTCCGCGCGACGGCCGAACTCCGTCGCGAGGACTTCGCGATGAACTACAACCAGGTTCTCCAGGCGGGCATCGCCGCGATCGGCACGACCCTCAGAGTCGAACTGGACATCCAGGCGGTACAGGGAGAGTCTTTGCCGGCCGCATAA
- a CDS encoding MFS transporter produces the protein MATTTPAGVRAHAKHGGGSSAGQAPMTHRQIMEALSGLLLGLFAAILSSTIVTNALPTIINDLGGGQSAYTWVVTAALLSMTASVPLWGKLADLLSKKALVQISLLIYVIGSVVAGLAQSPSMIIGARVIQGLGAGGLSALVQVIMAAMISPRERGRYSGYTGATFAVATVGGPLLGGVITDTDWLGWRYCLFVGIPFAIIAMIVLQKTLHLPVAKRKVKVDWTGAFFITAAASLLLLWVTFADDKYDWLSWQTYTMVGGTIVLALLFVFTETRASEPIIPLRLFRNRTITLASLASLFVGVGMYSGTVFFSQYFQLARDKSPTMSGVMTIPMIGGLFVASMVSGRFITSTGRWKGWLVAGGVFLTAGLGLLGAMRYDTPYWQLSIYMAALGIGVGMMMQNLVLSTQNQVALADLGSASSVVSFFRSLGGAVGVGVLGSVMSTRITHYAKDTITSLDPQAQAAAAKSMGSGQLPDMDLLPAPVRTWLEGAYGHGIADIFLYAAPCALIALIVCLFIKEVPLRTTGALAQDAQQKAGTETGVPAGSAAPEAEALESTAVESTAIEQVAMEQVAVEQPADELVPAAVAVSPATPEGAELTAAATRPVTAVATVAGPAQGSSGGTPVHGHVRGAESAPVAGAAVTLISLSGRQLGRAVAQADGSYGLDAPGAGSYVLIASADGYQPQASTVVVGEEPLSYDVLLSGTSGLTGVVRAAGSALPVKDAMVIVTDVRGDLLATAATGEQGEFALTDLVPGTVTLAVNANGFRPRALPVEVSTAGVTRIEVDLDAGAQLRGVVRAPHGPLADARVTLVDAAGNVVGTATTGADGAYAFADLDGGEYTVIATGYPPVATALTVSGTGVDDHGIELAHPGE, from the coding sequence ATGGCAACGACCACACCAGCCGGTGTGCGGGCTCACGCCAAGCACGGGGGAGGCTCCTCGGCGGGGCAGGCCCCGATGACGCACCGGCAGATCATGGAGGCCCTCTCGGGCCTGCTGCTCGGCCTGTTCGCCGCGATCCTCTCCTCGACGATCGTCACCAACGCGCTGCCGACGATCATCAACGACCTCGGCGGCGGCCAGTCCGCCTACACCTGGGTCGTCACCGCGGCCCTGCTGTCGATGACCGCCTCCGTGCCCCTGTGGGGCAAGCTGGCCGACCTGCTCAGCAAGAAGGCGCTCGTCCAGATATCGCTGCTGATCTACGTGATCGGCTCGGTCGTCGCCGGTCTCGCGCAGAGCCCGTCGATGATCATCGGCGCGCGCGTGATCCAGGGCCTGGGCGCCGGGGGTCTGTCCGCCCTGGTCCAGGTGATCATGGCGGCGATGATCTCCCCGCGTGAGCGCGGCCGGTACTCCGGCTACACCGGTGCCACGTTCGCCGTGGCCACCGTCGGCGGCCCGCTGCTCGGCGGTGTCATCACCGACACCGACTGGCTGGGCTGGCGCTACTGCCTGTTCGTCGGCATCCCGTTCGCGATCATCGCCATGATCGTGCTTCAGAAGACGCTGCACCTGCCCGTGGCCAAGCGGAAGGTCAAGGTCGACTGGACCGGCGCCTTCTTCATCACCGCCGCCGCCTCGCTGCTGCTCCTCTGGGTGACCTTCGCCGACGACAAGTACGACTGGCTGTCGTGGCAGACGTACACGATGGTGGGCGGCACGATCGTGCTGGCGCTGCTGTTCGTGTTCACCGAGACGCGCGCGTCGGAGCCGATCATCCCGCTGCGCCTGTTCCGCAACCGCACCATCACCCTCGCCTCGCTGGCCTCGCTGTTCGTCGGCGTCGGCATGTACTCGGGCACGGTCTTCTTCTCCCAGTACTTCCAGCTGGCCCGCGACAAGTCCCCCACCATGTCCGGCGTCATGACCATCCCGATGATCGGCGGCCTGTTCGTCGCGTCCATGGTCTCCGGGCGGTTCATCACCAGCACCGGCCGCTGGAAGGGCTGGCTGGTCGCCGGCGGTGTGTTCCTCACGGCCGGACTCGGCCTGCTCGGCGCGATGCGCTACGACACCCCGTACTGGCAGCTCTCCATCTACATGGCCGCGCTGGGCATCGGCGTCGGCATGATGATGCAGAACCTGGTGCTCTCCACGCAGAACCAGGTCGCCCTCGCGGACCTCGGCTCCGCGTCCTCCGTCGTCAGCTTCTTCCGCTCCCTCGGCGGCGCCGTCGGCGTCGGCGTGCTCGGCTCGGTGATGTCGACCCGGATCACGCACTACGCCAAGGACACGATCACCAGCCTCGACCCGCAGGCGCAGGCCGCCGCGGCCAAGTCGATGGGCTCCGGACAGCTGCCCGACATGGACCTGCTGCCCGCCCCGGTACGCACCTGGCTGGAGGGCGCATACGGCCACGGCATCGCGGACATCTTCCTGTACGCGGCCCCCTGCGCCCTGATCGCCCTGATCGTCTGCCTGTTCATCAAGGAGGTCCCGTTGCGCACCACCGGCGCACTCGCCCAGGACGCCCAGCAGAAGGCCGGCACGGAGACCGGGGTTCCGGCCGGGTCCGCCGCGCCGGAGGCCGAGGCACTGGAGTCGACGGCAGTGGAGTCGACGGCAATAGAGCAGGTGGCAATGGAGCAGGTGGCTGTGGAGCAGCCGGCGGACGAGCTGGTCCCGGCCGCGGTCGCCGTGAGCCCCGCGACTCCCGAGGGCGCCGAGCTCACGGCCGCCGCCACCCGGCCGGTGACCGCCGTCGCCACGGTCGCCGGGCCCGCGCAGGGCTCCTCCGGCGGCACCCCGGTGCACGGACACGTCCGCGGCGCCGAGAGCGCCCCGGTCGCCGGCGCCGCCGTCACGCTGATCTCCCTCTCCGGCCGCCAGCTCGGCCGCGCCGTCGCCCAGGCCGACGGCTCCTACGGGCTGGACGCGCCCGGCGCGGGGTCGTACGTCCTGATCGCCTCCGCCGACGGCTACCAGCCGCAGGCCTCCACCGTCGTGGTGGGCGAGGAGCCGCTGTCGTACGACGTGCTGCTCAGCGGCACCAGCGGGCTGACCGGTGTGGTCCGGGCCGCCGGGAGCGCGCTGCCCGTCAAGGACGCGATGGTGATCGTCACCGATGTGCGCGGGGACCTGCTGGCCACCGCCGCCACCGGGGAGCAGGGCGAGTTCGCGCTCACCGACCTGGTGCCGGGCACCGTCACCCTCGCGGTCAACGCGAACGGGTTCCGGCCGCGCGCGCTGCCCGTCGAGGTCAGCACCGCCGGGGTCACGCGGATCGAGGTCGACCTGGATGCCGGCGCCCAGCTGCGCGGTGTCGTACGGGCGCCGCACGGTCCGCTGGCCGACGCCCGCGTGACGCTGGTCGACGCGGCGGGCAACGTGGTCGGCACGGCCACCACCGGGGCCGACGGGGCGTACGCCTTCGCCGACCTGGACGGCGGCGAGTACACCGTCATCGCGACGGGCTACCCGCCGGTCGCCACCGCGCTGACCGTCTCCGGCACCGGTGTCGACGACCACGGCATCGAACTCGCCCACCCCGGCGAGTAG
- a CDS encoding MarR family transcriptional regulator, translating to MAERAQYEELARQLSAVGAVKRDMGRILPPDCPAGSAAVLTLLGRHGAMRMSRLAELLAVDMSVTSRHVAHVAARGWIERSPDPADRRSRILRLTPAGLDQLDELSRRTTHLLADRLSDWTDDEVGQLIRLMTRLRASFGDCRSAPTRLSAPVLTETTRTPANT from the coding sequence ATGGCCGAGCGGGCGCAGTACGAAGAGCTTGCGCGTCAGCTCAGTGCCGTCGGTGCCGTGAAGCGGGACATGGGGCGGATACTGCCGCCCGACTGCCCGGCCGGCTCGGCCGCCGTACTGACCCTGCTGGGCCGCCACGGCGCCATGCGCATGAGCAGGCTCGCCGAGCTGCTCGCCGTGGACATGTCGGTGACCAGCCGGCACGTCGCGCACGTCGCCGCGCGCGGCTGGATCGAGCGGTCCCCGGACCCGGCGGACAGGCGCTCACGCATCCTGCGCCTGACGCCGGCGGGCCTTGACCAGCTCGACGAGCTGTCCCGGCGGACCACCCACCTGCTCGCCGACCGGCTGAGCGACTGGACCGACGACGAGGTCGGCCAGCTCATCCGGCTGATGACGCGCCTGCGCGCATCCTTCGGCGACTGCCGGTCGGCCCCCACGCGGCTCTCCGCACCCGTACTCACCGAGACCACCCGTACACCCGCGAACACGTAG
- a CDS encoding RNA polymerase sigma factor SigF has protein sequence MSAEQGSSKVLTPTKSEAAPKELDALDVLDSFQSGPALEAVPTPAAPAAAPEPAPPASGDIDTRTLSRSLFLRLAALADDSPERAYVRDTLIELNLPLVRYAAARFRSRNEPMEDIVQVGTIGLIKAIDRFDCERGVEFPTFAMPTVVGEIKRFFRDTSWSVRVPRRLQELRLALTKASDELSQRLDRSPTVPELASALGVSEEDVVDGLAVGNAYTASSLDSPAPEDDGGEGSLADRLGYEDSALEGVEYRESLKPLLAKLPPRERRIIMLRFFANMTQSQIGEEVGISQMHVSRLLTRTLAQLREGLISD, from the coding sequence ATGTCCGCAGAACAGGGCAGCTCGAAGGTGCTCACGCCCACGAAGAGCGAGGCAGCACCCAAGGAGCTCGACGCTCTCGACGTGCTCGACAGCTTCCAGAGCGGACCGGCCCTCGAAGCCGTGCCGACCCCGGCCGCCCCGGCCGCCGCCCCCGAGCCGGCGCCGCCGGCCTCGGGAGACATCGACACCCGCACTCTGTCCCGCTCCCTGTTCCTGCGACTCGCCGCACTGGCCGACGACAGCCCCGAGCGTGCGTACGTCCGGGACACCCTGATCGAGCTGAACCTCCCCCTCGTGCGGTACGCGGCGGCCCGCTTCCGCTCCCGCAACGAGCCGATGGAGGACATCGTCCAGGTCGGCACCATCGGCCTGATCAAGGCGATCGACCGCTTCGACTGCGAACGGGGCGTGGAGTTCCCGACGTTCGCGATGCCGACCGTCGTCGGCGAGATCAAGCGCTTCTTCCGCGACACCTCCTGGTCGGTGCGGGTGCCCCGGCGCCTCCAGGAGCTGCGCCTGGCCCTGACGAAGGCCAGCGACGAGCTGTCCCAGAGGCTGGACCGCTCCCCGACCGTCCCGGAGCTGGCGAGCGCCCTCGGCGTCTCCGAGGAGGACGTGGTCGACGGCCTCGCGGTCGGCAACGCGTACACCGCCTCCTCGCTGGACTCCCCCGCCCCCGAGGACGACGGCGGAGAGGGCTCCCTCGCCGACCGCCTCGGCTACGAGGACAGCGCGCTGGAGGGCGTGGAGTACCGCGAGTCCCTCAAGCCGCTGCTGGCCAAACTCCCGCCCCGTGAGCGGCGGATCATCATGCTGCGCTTCTTCGCCAACATGACCCAGTCGCAGATCGGCGAGGAGGTCGGCATCTCCCAGATGCACGTCTCCCGCCTGCTGACCCGCACCCTGGCCCAGCTCCGGGAAGGACTCATCTCCGACTGA
- a CDS encoding RNA polymerase sigma factor SigF, with protein MSAPGAASASAPGPAPAPEKRRGADTRALTQVLFGQLKDLVAGTPEHTRVRAALIEANLPLVRYAAARFRSRNEPMEDVVQVGTIGLINAIDRFDPDRGVQFPTFAMPTVVGEIKRYFRDNVRTVHVPRRLHELWVQVNSATEDLTTAFGRSPSTAEIAERLRISEEEVLSCIEAGRSYHATSLEAAQEGDGLPGLLDRIGYEDPALDGVEHRDLVRHLLVQLPEREQRILLLRYYSNLTQSQISAELGVSQMHVSRLLARSFQRLRSANRIDA; from the coding sequence GTGTCCGCTCCCGGTGCAGCCTCCGCCTCCGCTCCCGGTCCCGCTCCCGCCCCCGAGAAGCGGCGCGGCGCCGACACCCGCGCCCTCACCCAGGTGCTCTTCGGGCAGCTCAAGGACCTCGTGGCGGGCACGCCGGAGCACACCCGGGTGCGGGCGGCGCTCATCGAGGCCAACCTCCCGCTCGTGCGCTACGCGGCGGCCCGCTTCCGCTCCCGCAACGAGCCGATGGAGGACGTCGTCCAGGTCGGCACCATCGGGCTGATCAACGCCATCGACCGGTTCGACCCGGATCGGGGCGTGCAGTTCCCGACCTTCGCGATGCCGACCGTCGTCGGCGAGATCAAGCGGTACTTCCGGGACAACGTCCGCACGGTCCACGTACCGCGCCGGCTGCACGAGCTGTGGGTGCAGGTCAACAGCGCGACCGAGGACCTGACCACGGCCTTCGGACGCTCGCCGTCCACCGCCGAGATCGCCGAGCGGCTGCGCATCAGCGAGGAGGAGGTGCTGTCCTGCATCGAGGCGGGACGGTCGTACCACGCCACCTCCCTGGAGGCCGCGCAGGAGGGCGACGGACTGCCCGGCCTGCTGGACCGCATCGGCTACGAGGACCCCGCCCTGGACGGCGTGGAGCACCGCGACCTGGTCCGCCACCTCCTGGTCCAGCTCCCCGAACGCGAACAGCGCATCCTGCTGCTGCGCTACTACAGCAATCTGACGCAGTCCCAGATCAGCGCCGAACTGGGCGTCTCCCAGATGCACGTCTCCCGGCTGCTCGCGCGCAGCTTCCAGCGGCTGCGGTCGGCCAACCGCATCGACGCCTGA
- a CDS encoding Dabb family protein, which yields MIRHLVLFRLNEGVERDDPRVVAGAEAFRALGGRIEELRFWECGWNVSDRPIAYDFAINSAVEDADALKRYLDHPAHQAGVALWREFATWVIADYEF from the coding sequence ATGATCCGCCACCTGGTCCTGTTCCGGCTCAACGAGGGCGTCGAGCGCGACGACCCGCGCGTCGTCGCGGGCGCCGAGGCGTTCCGCGCGCTCGGCGGCCGGATCGAGGAGCTGCGCTTCTGGGAGTGCGGCTGGAACGTCAGCGACCGGCCGATCGCGTACGACTTCGCGATCAACTCGGCCGTCGAGGACGCGGACGCCCTCAAGCGCTACCTGGACCACCCGGCGCACCAGGCGGGCGTCGCGCTGTGGCGGGAGTTCGCCACGTGGGTGATCGCCGACTACGAGTTCTGA
- the tadA gene encoding tRNA adenosine(34) deaminase TadA: MRLALEEAGLAAGGGDVPVGAVVLSPDGTTVLAAGHNEREATGDPTAHAEVLALRRAAARLGEWRLTGCTLVVTLEPCTMCAGALVQSRVDRVVYGARDDKAGAAGSLWDVVRDRRLNHRPEVVGGVLAADCAALLTEFFRNR; the protein is encoded by the coding sequence ATGCGGCTCGCCCTGGAGGAGGCCGGCCTGGCCGCCGGGGGCGGAGACGTCCCCGTCGGCGCCGTCGTCCTGTCCCCGGACGGTACGACGGTGCTCGCGGCCGGGCACAACGAGCGCGAGGCCACCGGTGACCCCACGGCCCACGCGGAGGTCCTCGCGCTGCGCCGGGCCGCCGCGCGGCTCGGGGAGTGGCGGCTGACCGGCTGCACACTGGTCGTCACCCTGGAGCCCTGCACGATGTGCGCGGGGGCGCTGGTGCAGTCCCGGGTGGACCGGGTCGTCTACGGCGCCCGGGACGACAAGGCGGGAGCGGCCGGCTCCCTGTGGGACGTGGTGCGCGACCGGCGCCTCAACCACCGACCGGAGGTCGTCGGGGGCGTCCTGGCGGCGGACTGCGCCGCCCTCCTCACCGAGTTCTTCCGGAACCGCTGA
- the upp gene encoding uracil phosphoribosyltransferase — MRLHVVDHPLVAHKLTTLRDRRTDSPTFRRLADELVTLLAYEATRDVRTESVDLDTPVARTTGVKLARPRPLVVPILRAGLGMLDGMVRLLPTAEVGFLGMIRNEETLQASTYATRMPEDLSGRQVYVLDPMLATGGTLVAAIQELIRRGADDVTAVVLLAAPEGVALMERELAGTPVTVVTAAVDDHLNDHGYIVPGLGDAGDRLYGAAE, encoded by the coding sequence ATGCGTCTCCACGTCGTCGACCACCCCCTGGTCGCCCACAAGCTCACCACGCTGCGCGACCGGCGCACGGACTCCCCGACCTTCCGCCGGCTCGCCGACGAACTGGTCACCCTGCTCGCCTACGAGGCCACGCGGGACGTGCGCACCGAATCGGTGGACCTCGACACCCCGGTCGCCCGGACCACCGGCGTCAAGCTGGCCCGCCCCCGCCCGCTGGTCGTGCCGATCCTGCGGGCCGGACTCGGCATGCTCGACGGCATGGTGCGGCTGCTGCCGACCGCCGAGGTGGGCTTCCTGGGCATGATCCGCAACGAGGAGACGCTGCAGGCCTCCACGTACGCCACGCGCATGCCGGAGGACCTCTCGGGCCGCCAGGTGTACGTCCTCGACCCGATGCTGGCCACGGGCGGCACGCTGGTCGCGGCCATCCAGGAGCTGATCCGGCGCGGCGCCGACGACGTCACCGCCGTCGTCCTGCTCGCTGCCCCCGAGGGCGTCGCCCTCATGGAACGCGAACTCGCCGGCACCCCGGTCACGGTCGTCACAGCGGCGGTCGACGACCACCTCAACGACCACGGCTACATCGTCCCGGGCCTCGGCGACGCGGGCGACCGCCTGTACGGCGCGGCGGAGTAA
- a CDS encoding LytR C-terminal domain-containing protein, with protein sequence MGGKYRITGDKYPRMRPPRRRGRLALALVASVAALGLVGWGTLQLIDVFTGGDKASAAASSAACRKKAQSAANVKAAGGRQAAPPKPGQITVNVYNATTRGGLAKSTADELKKRGFVIGDVANAPKQYDKKVKGAGLLLGPSSALNTSLPVLGTQVSGAERRTEAGRKGAGLDLIIGDGFKGLAPRGVADQALAKLSAPASSASPKRGC encoded by the coding sequence ATGGGCGGCAAGTACCGGATCACAGGGGACAAATACCCCCGGATGCGCCCTCCCCGGCGGCGCGGCAGGCTCGCGCTCGCCCTCGTGGCGTCCGTGGCCGCGCTCGGCCTGGTCGGCTGGGGCACACTGCAGCTCATCGACGTCTTCACCGGCGGCGACAAGGCGTCGGCGGCCGCGTCCTCGGCGGCGTGCCGCAAGAAGGCGCAGTCGGCCGCGAACGTGAAGGCCGCCGGCGGGCGGCAGGCCGCGCCGCCCAAGCCGGGGCAGATCACGGTGAACGTCTACAACGCCACGACACGCGGCGGCCTCGCCAAGAGCACCGCGGACGAGCTGAAGAAGCGCGGCTTCGTGATCGGAGACGTGGCCAACGCGCCGAAGCAGTACGACAAGAAGGTCAAGGGTGCCGGGCTGCTGCTCGGGCCCTCGTCCGCGCTCAACACCTCGCTGCCGGTGCTGGGGACGCAGGTGTCGGGGGCCGAGCGGCGTACCGAGGCCGGGCGCAAGGGGGCCGGCCTCGACCTGATCATCGGGGACGGCTTCAAGGGGCTCGCTCCGCGGGGGGTGGCCGATCAGGCGCTGGCGAAGCTTTCTGCCCCGGCGTCCAGCGCTTCTCCGAAGAGGGGTTGCTGA
- a CDS encoding type II toxin-antitoxin system VapB family antitoxin: protein MIFKRIGNGRPYPDHGRESTRQWADVAPRPVRLDQLVTTKGQLDLETLLAEDSTFYGDLFAHVVKWQGDLYLEDGLHRAVRAALQQRQVLHARVLELD from the coding sequence GTGATCTTCAAGCGCATCGGAAACGGCCGGCCGTACCCCGACCACGGCCGGGAAAGCACCCGGCAGTGGGCGGACGTCGCGCCGCGCCCGGTCCGCCTCGATCAGCTCGTGACGACCAAGGGTCAGCTCGACCTGGAGACCCTGCTGGCAGAGGACTCCACGTTCTACGGCGACCTCTTCGCGCACGTCGTGAAGTGGCAGGGCGACCTGTACCTGGAGGACGGCCTGCACCGCGCCGTCCGCGCCGCCCTCCAGCAGCGCCAGGTCCTGCACGCCCGCGTACTCGAGCTGGACTGA